The stretch of DNA ACGCTGTACGGCCTGAGTGCGCGTCTGTCGGCGGAGGATGCGGTCCGCCGGATCTCGGCGATCAAGCGCGCACCCAACGACCGGCGCTACATCCTGCTGGCGTCATCCATCGACATGGTGGACGGGATCGTGCGCTCCTACGGCTGCGGCAGCCGCGAGGTGCTCGCCGCGGCGTGGCCCGCGCCGCTTTCGGTGATCGTGCCCGCGGGACCGGCGTGCCCGGCGTGGGTGGGGCCGACGGTGGCCATCCGCGTGCCGGCGCTGGCGCCGTTGCGCGCGCTGATCGAACGTGTCGGCGAGCCCATCGTGTCCACCAGCGTCAACCGCGCGGGCTCGGAACCGCTTGACGATGCGCACGAAATACGCCACGAAATGGGGGGTGAGGTGGATCTCATCGTCAGCGGACTCATGGATGGACGCACCGCGTCGACCATCGTGGATTTGTCGGGGAAGGCGCCGCGCGTGGTACGGCGCGGGAGCTACGCCTGGGCGGCTGGGGACGGGAAGCCTTCGAAGTAGTGGTTCTTGTAGGCCTCGCAGTTTGAACACAGCAGAATGTCCCGGCGGCGGCCCTCGGCCAGCAGGGCGCGGTAGCGCCGGTTCAACTCCCCGTTCCAGATGTCCATGACGTGCTCGTGGGTGGCGTCGCCCACCACACCGCGCTCGTGTGAATCCCAGCAGCACAGCGTGGCCTTCCCGTTCACGTAGAAGAACATCTCCTTGAGCACCTTCTTGCACGGCAACTGCACCGGCTTCACCCCGGGCTCCCACGGCCACAGGTAGAGGTCGGTCACCACCGCGACCGCGCCGGCATTCGTCCAGAAGTCGACGAACGCCTCCTGTTCGTGCGTGTTGTAGTCCATCGCGATCATGCGCACCTCCACATGGCCGGCGTTTCCGCGCTCGCGCGCCAGCTCCACGAAGCGGCGCGTGCGTTCCACGGTGAGGTTGTAGTCGAGGCCCACGCGGGACCTCGAAAATGTTTCTTCGCTGAAGCCGTCGATGGAGAAGCGGATGATGTCGATGCCCGCGTCCAGGATCTCCAGCGCCTTCTCCTCGCGCATCAACTCGCCGTTGGTATTGATCTCGATCTGCGCCGTGTCATCCTTGCGGATGTAGCGCATGATCTCGCCCAGCCGGTGGTCGGCGAGCGGCTCGTTGATGAGAAAGGGCCGGTAGGTGATGCCCATGCCGCGCGTCTCGTCGATGATCTTCTTCCACAGCCAGTCCTCCATGCGGCGCGGGCGCCGCGTCAGGGTGGCATGCGAGCAGAAGGGGCACTCCGCGTTGCACGCGAGCGTGGTCTCGATCTGCACGAAGCTGGGATGGGCGGGCTGGATCATGGTGCGGCCGCGGCTGGCGCGGACCCCCGAATATTACAGCCAGGGGAGCAGCGCCGCCATGCATTTCTCGGTGGCGCCGAGCTGCGATTCCACGTACGCGCGCGCCGCGTCCCCCGCCGCGAGGCGCCGATTCCTGTCGGTGAGGTAGCGGAGCAGTGCATGGACGATCTCGGGGGTGCTGGACACGGTGCCCGCCGCGCCGCGCGCAAGCAGTTGCTGCGCCTCGAACGAGTTGTCGTGACGCGGGCCGAAGACGACTGGAATGCCGGCGATGGCGGGCTCGATGACGCTGTGCACGCCGGTGGAGAAGGCGCCGCCCACGTAAGCCACGTGCGCGTGGCGGTAGGCTTCCGCCAGCACGCCCACCGCATCGAGAATCACGATGCGCGCGGAGCGATCCCCCCCACGCTCGCTCATCACGCGCCAGGAGAACCCGGTTCCCGCCGCCCACTCGCGCAATGGTGTGACATGGGACGGCACCGGTTCGTGCGGAACCAGCACCACGCGCACGTCGGGCAGCTCGCGCAACACGACCCCCAGCGCAGGCAGCAGGTAGAACTCGTCGGCCGGCCAGGTGCTGCCCGCGATGAGCGTGGGACAACCGTCGTCCGGGAGCTCGATATGAGTGGAGGAACGCTGGTTCCAGCGCTCCATGACGCGGTCGAAGCGGGTGTCGCCGGCGACGCTGATGCCGGTGTGACCCGGGGCCGCGTGTGCGAAGCGCGCCGCGTCGGCCTCGCTTATGGCCAGGATGCGCGCGATGCGCGCGTAGACGTCGCGGTAGATCCAGCTGGCGGGTGGGCGCAGCCGTCCGGAACCGGCGCTGAGGGTGGCGTCGATGAGCACAATGGGAATGTCACGCGCGTTTGTCTCCCAGATGTGGTTGGGCCACAGGTCGAACTTCACCGCGACCAGCACGCGCGGGCGGGCCACGGCCACGCAGTGGCGCATGGCGCCGGGCAGGTCGAAGGGGAGGTAGTCGATGAAGCGGATGGAGCCCTCGCCCACGGTTTCCCGCCGGCGCGCAAAGTGATACCCGGACGGCGACGAGAAGGTGATCATTACCGGCAGTTCGGGACGCGCGCGCTCCAGAGAAGAGATCACCGGTCGCGCCTGCTCGAACTCGCCCACGCTGGCCACGTGGAACCACACCGGCCGTTCGTCCAGCGCGCGCAGCGCATCCCAGCGGCCGCGCCATCCGCGCCGCCCGTTCACCGCCTCGCGCATCTTGGGGAGAAACAGCGCCGAAGCGCGCGCGCCGGCCGCCCCCAGCGGGGCGAGCGCGTTGTATGCGATGCGTGCGCCGTTCATGCGTCCGCTCTTCAGGGGAGCACCACGCGCGCGGTCCCGGCGCCGGCCAGCGCATCCAGCACCACTTCCAGGACGCGCTGGTGGGGAATGGCCGCAAGGCACTCGCCGGTTCCGCGCGGGCAGGGCACGGCGCCGTTGCGCGAGCAGGGCCGGCAGGCAAGCGCGCGTTCGACCACACGGCTCCCGTCCAGCGAGGGGAAGTAGCCGAAGCTCTCCACGGTGGGTCCGAACATCGCCACCACCGGCACGCCCACCGCCTCGGCCAGGTGCATGAGGCCGGAGTCGTTGCCGACGAAGAGGCGGCAACGCGCAATGTGCGCCGCGGTGTGCAGGAGCGGGGCGGAGCCCGCCAGGTCGAGCGCACGATCTCCCAGGGTGGCGGCGATGGGTGCGGTGACAACGCGGTCCTGCTCGTCGCCCACCAGCACGATGACGTGCCCGCGTGCTGCGAGCGCCGCGCACAGCTCACCGAAACCCGCCCAGCGTTTTCCCTCCCAGCGGCTGCCGGGTGCGACCGCGATGGCGTCGCGCGCGCCGAGGGCCCGATCCGCGGCGGCGGCCGCCGTCGCGGGCAGGACGATGCCGCCGGGACGCAGCGTCGCCGCCGGCAACCCGGCGGGCCCGGCGAGAGCCGCATAGCGCTCGAGCATGGTGGGCAGCGGTGCGGGGCGCTTGAACACGATGAGCCCGAGCCGGGCCAGCGTGTGCTTCTCGATACGCGCCGCCGCGCCGCCCGCGCGCCATGCCACCACGCGGCTGCGCCAGCTCGCGTGTGCGTCCACCACCACGTGCCCCGTCGCGCGCAGCGCGCTGGCAATTCCCAGCAGCTGCCCCGCCGAGGCGCCGCGTTCGATGGCGATGACGCGGTCCACGCCCTCCGCGGCGGCGAACAACTCCGCGTAGGCGCGCTTGGTCAGCACGACCACCTCTTCGGCGCCGGATCGGCGCGCGTGGGCCAGCAGCGGGCAGAGCAGCACGCAATCGCCGAGCGAACTGAATCGAATGAAGACGAGTCTCACGGCTCCCGTTCCGGTCCTGCGCCTTCGCGCTTGACACTGCGCGAATTTCGCGGGGACACTGACCCGGACTATAGCGCAAAAGCGTCCCGGCAGACGCTTGTTTTGCCATCTGCTCCGTTTCAGGGAGGAGCTCCGCGGTCGTGTCCAACCAGCTCGGTGACAGAATCAGGCGGCTGCGGCTCGCCGGTAACCTCACGCTCAGGGAGGTTGGCGCCCGCGCGGGTGTTTCCGCCACGCACCTCTCCGAAATCGAGCGCGGAAGGACGTCGCCGACGGTGGGCGCGCTCATGCGCATCGCCGCGGCACTGGGCGAGGAGGCCTCGCGGCTGGTCGACGACGTGCAACCACCCGGGGTGGCGGTGGCGCGTGCGGGTGAACGGCGGGAATGGACCGAGAACGATGCCACGGTGCAGGCGCTCACCGCGGCCAGCAGCGGGGGCGAACTCACGGTGGTGACGGTTGCGCTGCCGCCCGGTGCGGCGATGCCGCGGCTGGCCGGGGCCGGCGAACAGTTCGTCCTGGTTCTGGAAGGTGCGGTGGAGATACTGCTGCCCGCGTCGTCGCGGGCGCTGCGTGAGGGGGACGCCGTGCACTGCATGGCCGAGGATTGCCGCGGTGTGCGCAACCGCGGCGAGACGGGCGCGCGCCTGCTGTGGGCGTGTTCGCCGGCTGCGACCCTGTAGCCCCCCGCGGGCAGGGAGAGGTCACCCTGGACAACAAGGAAATCGGCAGACGCATCAAGACCGCGCGCCAGGAGCGAGGACTCACGCTCAAGGCGGTGGAGGCGTCGTGCGGGGTGTCGGCGACGCACGTCTCCGAGATCGAACGCGCCGCCGCTTCACCCACGGTGGGTGCGCTGCTGCGCATCGCGCGCGCGCTGGGCAAGCGCCCGGGTTACTTCCTGGAGGAGAGCGAGATGGGCGAGGTGTCGGTGGTGACGCGCGCGGATCGTGTGCGCGAGTCGGCCGGCACGGGCGTCACCCTGGAGCGGCTCACCGCGGGCATCCCCGGCGGCCGCGTGCAGGCAATCCAGATAACGCTGGCGCCGGGCAGCGGACGCCGTGCCGCTGCCCACGCGCACCCGGGTGGCGAGGCCATCCTGGTGCTGTCGGGACGCCTCAGGGTGACGGTGGACGGTGGCGGTCACGTCCTTGCGCCCGGCGACGCGGTCTACTACGATGCGGCCCGTCCCCATGCGTACGTCAACGAATCGCCGGACGCCACGGCGGTCGTCCTGTGGCTGGCGACGCGCCGCGACGTCGACTGACCCTGCCGTTTTGTTTTGACACGTTTTCCCGCGCCCTCCTATGCTCGCCCCTGCCCGCAATTCAGCGCGGCCCAAGGGGTGAGACGTACCATGCCGGATGCTTCCCGCGACGAAATCCTGTTCGTGCAACTGGTGGCGACCTTTCAGTTCGCCGCCATGCAACAGATGGGGAAGATCGCGAATCCGGTGAGCGGCGAGATCGAGCGCGACCTCGAGCAGGCCAGGACCTCCATTGACATCGTGCAGATGCTGCAGCGCAAGACGGAGGGCCACCGGTCCGCCCGCGAGTCGGAATTTCTCGACAAGGTGCTCTTCGAGCTGCAGATGAACTACGTCGACGAAACCCGCCGGGGTGAGGGGGAGGAGAAGGCGTCCGGCGAGGGCAACCCGGAAAATTAGTCCGGGTTACCGGTTTGGAGTCGTTCTTGCTACCTAGCAACGGTTTACCCCCGGCGATACGCCAGGAAGGAGACGGTTCGATCATGCACGGTCGTTTTCGTGCGCTTTGCGCCGGTACGTTGCTGGTCGCCGCCGCGTGTTCCATGTGGTTCCCGCTGACGGCCGCAGCGAGCTCGGCATACAACGGGACGCGGGGTCTCCTGCGCACCCGCTCCGCGGACACCTACCGCAAGGGTACGCTCAGTTTTCAGCTCTCGGCCCAGTACGGGAAGCTGGACAACCAGCTGCTCTCGCCGGGCGGGTATTACCCGCCGGGCGATACCTCCGCGGTCGTCGACTACCACCTGTTCATCCCGCGGGTGTCGATAACCTACGCCCTGAGTGATTTCTTCGAGGTGGCGGGAAACCTGGATGTTCGCAGCTGGATTCGTACCGTGCAGGAGGACAATGGTCATAACGACCTCGAGACCTTCACGCGCGGTGGCCTGGGTGACACCGACGTTTCCGCCAAGCTGTCGATACCGCTCCCGGGCGACAAGTTCAAGCTGGGTGCCTACGGTGACGTGAACTTCAAGACCGGCGACAAGGACCGCCGCTTCACCACCGATTCCAACGACATCACCGTGCTCGGTCTGGCCACGCTCGACCTCACCGACATGGATACCTTCGTTCCCACACGCGTGCACGTGAACGCGGGCTACCGGTTCAACAAGAACGAGCTTCTCGGCTACGGCATCTTCGACCCGGATTTTCCGGATTCCTCCGGCTTCAACCCGCCGGGATATCCGGCGACGCCGGCGGGCGAGAACGACTCGTACAACGACAACTTCCTGTTCAACGCGGCGCTCGAATTCCCGGCGCCGCAGGTGACATTCTTTGTCGAGTTCGACTGGCAGAATCTCCTGAACATGGAGATCCCGGACGGGGCGTCCGTCAGTGCCAACACCTACACGCTGACGCCGGGTGTCGAGTTCAAGGGCGGCAGCGGTTCGTCGTTCGAACTCGGGGCCGACATCAACCTGAACTCCGGGGACAGGCCGTCGGTCATCAACGCGCCCGACTGGGGCCTGTGGATGGCGTTCAACTATGTTGCCGAGGTCATCCCGCGCGACAGCGACAAAGACGGGATCGCCGATCCCAACGACGGTTGTCCGGATCAACCCGAGGACTTCGACGGGTACCAGGACGCGGACGGCTGCCCGGACCTCGACAACGACGGCGATGGTCTGAATGACAAGGACGACATGTGCCCGGATCTGGCCGAGGACTACGACAGCTTCCAGGACGGCGACGGCTGTCCCGACCTGGACAACGACCAGGACGGCATTCCCGACGCCAGCGACAAGTGTCCGGATGAGGCCGAGGACCTCGATGGCGAGGCGGACGACGACGGCTGCCCGGACCTCGTCAAGGACAGCGACAACGACGGCGTCCCCGACGATCTCGACCGCTGCCCGCTGCAGGCGGAGGACTTCGACGGGTACCAGGACGACGACGGCTGTCCCGACCTGGACAACGACCTCGACGGTATTCCCGACAACGTCGACAAGTGTCCGACGCAGCCGGAGACGTTCAACGGCGTCGACGACGAGGACGGATGCCCGGATGCCAAGGAGATCGGCAAGCAGTTCGTGCTGCGCGGCATCGGCTTCGAGAGCGGCAGCGCCGCGCTCACGCCGGACTCGTACACGGTGCTCGACCAGGTGATCGCGTCGATGAACGCGTACCCCGAGGCGCGCCTCGAGATCCGCGGGCACACCGACAGCCAGGGCCCGGCCAACTTCAACCTGGAGCTTTCGCAGCGTCGCGCCGAATCGGTGCGGCAGTATCTCATCAAGGGCGGCGTCGATCCGTCTCGCCTCACCTCGGTGGGCGTGGGCGAGGAA from Candidatus Krumholzibacteriia bacterium encodes:
- a CDS encoding L-threonylcarbamoyladenylate synthase, whose protein sequence is MAGRAPIVGAIDDPRSAELACDALVRGGVVVLPTDTLYGLSARLSAEDAVRRISAIKRAPNDRRYILLASSIDMVDGIVRSYGCGSREVLAAAWPAPLSVIVPAGPACPAWVGPTVAIRVPALAPLRALIERVGEPIVSTSVNRAGSEPLDDAHEIRHEMGGEVDLIVSGLMDGRTASTIVDLSGKAPRVVRRGSYAWAAGDGKPSK
- a CDS encoding radical SAM protein, with the translated sequence MIQPAHPSFVQIETTLACNAECPFCSHATLTRRPRRMEDWLWKKIIDETRGMGITYRPFLINEPLADHRLGEIMRYIRKDDTAQIEINTNGELMREEKALEILDAGIDIIRFSIDGFSEETFSRSRVGLDYNLTVERTRRFVELARERGNAGHVEVRMIAMDYNTHEQEAFVDFWTNAGAVAVVTDLYLWPWEPGVKPVQLPCKKVLKEMFFYVNGKATLCCWDSHERGVVGDATHEHVMDIWNGELNRRYRALLAEGRRRDILLCSNCEAYKNHYFEGFPSPAAQA
- a CDS encoding glycosyltransferase family 9 protein, which codes for MRLVFIRFSSLGDCVLLCPLLAHARRSGAEEVVVLTKRAYAELFAAAEGVDRVIAIERGASAGQLLGIASALRATGHVVVDAHASWRSRVVAWRAGGAAARIEKHTLARLGLIVFKRPAPLPTMLERYAALAGPAGLPAATLRPGGIVLPATAAAAADRALGARDAIAVAPGSRWEGKRWAGFGELCAALAARGHVIVLVGDEQDRVVTAPIAATLGDRALDLAGSAPLLHTAAHIARCRLFVGNDSGLMHLAEAVGVPVVAMFGPTVESFGYFPSLDGSRVVERALACRPCSRNGAVPCPRGTGECLAAIPHQRVLEVVLDALAGAGTARVVLP
- a CDS encoding XRE family transcriptional regulator, translating into MSNQLGDRIRRLRLAGNLTLREVGARAGVSATHLSEIERGRTSPTVGALMRIAAALGEEASRLVDDVQPPGVAVARAGERREWTENDATVQALTAASSGGELTVVTVALPPGAAMPRLAGAGEQFVLVLEGAVEILLPASSRALREGDAVHCMAEDCRGVRNRGETGARLLWACSPAATL
- a CDS encoding cupin domain-containing protein — protein: MFAGCDPVAPRGQGEVTLDNKEIGRRIKTARQERGLTLKAVEASCGVSATHVSEIERAAASPTVGALLRIARALGKRPGYFLEESEMGEVSVVTRADRVRESAGTGVTLERLTAGIPGGRVQAIQITLAPGSGRRAAAHAHPGGEAILVLSGRLRVTVDGGGHVLAPGDAVYYDAARPHAYVNESPDATAVVLWLATRRDVD
- a CDS encoding DUF1844 domain-containing protein, which codes for MPDASRDEILFVQLVATFQFAAMQQMGKIANPVSGEIERDLEQARTSIDIVQMLQRKTEGHRSARESEFLDKVLFELQMNYVDETRRGEGEEKASGEGNPEN
- a CDS encoding OmpA family protein, translating into MHGRFRALCAGTLLVAAACSMWFPLTAAASSAYNGTRGLLRTRSADTYRKGTLSFQLSAQYGKLDNQLLSPGGYYPPGDTSAVVDYHLFIPRVSITYALSDFFEVAGNLDVRSWIRTVQEDNGHNDLETFTRGGLGDTDVSAKLSIPLPGDKFKLGAYGDVNFKTGDKDRRFTTDSNDITVLGLATLDLTDMDTFVPTRVHVNAGYRFNKNELLGYGIFDPDFPDSSGFNPPGYPATPAGENDSYNDNFLFNAALEFPAPQVTFFVEFDWQNLLNMEIPDGASVSANTYTLTPGVEFKGGSGSSFELGADINLNSGDRPSVINAPDWGLWMAFNYVAEVIPRDSDKDGIADPNDGCPDQPEDFDGYQDADGCPDLDNDGDGLNDKDDMCPDLAEDYDSFQDGDGCPDLDNDQDGIPDASDKCPDEAEDLDGEADDDGCPDLVKDSDNDGVPDDLDRCPLQAEDFDGYQDDDGCPDLDNDLDGIPDNVDKCPTQPETFNGVDDEDGCPDAKEIGKQFVLRGIGFESGSAALTPDSYTVLDQVIASMNAYPEARLEIRGHTDSQGPANFNLELSQRRAESVRQYLIKGGVDPSRLTSVGVGEEEPIASNATPDGRSQNRRIEFRRLN